In one window of Pseudoalteromonas espejiana DSM 9414 DNA:
- the zigA gene encoding zinc metallochaperone GTPase ZigA: MINKLPVTVLSGFLGAGKTTVLSHILNNRQGKKVAVIVNDMSDINIDAATIKNDISLSHSDEKLVEMSNGCICCTLREDLLLEVSKLAKEGRFDHLVIESTGISEPLPVAETFTFADENGVSLGDVATLDTMVTVVDAVNFLTDYEQANDLQDTGESLGEEDERSVTDLLVDQVEFADVILISKTDLVSKAQLDKLIAILNTLNTQAEIIPITAGCVDINKVLNTGLFDFERAKLAPGWLKEMRGEHIPETEEYGISSFNYIAHRPFDPEKFYNFLHGTEKFGKLIRSKGYFWLATRPLFCGQWNQAGGIAHYGFAGMFYKAIPKKDWPTDLELLADINSKWVEPFGDMRQELVFIGQSLNKQAMIEALNDCLLPEDAVLKGKDFWRTYNDPFPIWEEL; this comes from the coding sequence ATGATAAATAAACTGCCCGTCACAGTGTTATCAGGCTTTTTAGGAGCTGGTAAAACAACCGTTCTTAGCCACATTCTTAATAACCGTCAAGGTAAAAAAGTGGCCGTTATAGTTAACGATATGAGCGACATAAACATAGATGCCGCCACTATTAAAAACGATATATCGCTTAGTCACAGCGATGAAAAACTCGTAGAGATGAGTAATGGCTGTATTTGCTGCACCCTACGCGAAGACTTACTGCTAGAGGTAAGTAAGCTTGCAAAAGAAGGCCGTTTTGATCACCTTGTTATTGAGTCAACCGGTATTTCTGAGCCATTACCGGTAGCCGAAACCTTCACATTTGCCGATGAAAATGGCGTGTCGCTGGGTGATGTTGCCACCCTTGATACTATGGTAACGGTGGTTGATGCCGTTAACTTTTTGACCGATTACGAACAAGCTAACGACTTACAAGATACAGGCGAATCCCTTGGTGAAGAGGACGAGCGAAGCGTTACCGACCTACTGGTAGACCAAGTTGAATTTGCCGATGTAATTTTAATTAGTAAAACCGACTTAGTCAGCAAGGCGCAATTAGATAAGCTCATAGCAATTTTAAATACGCTCAATACCCAAGCTGAAATTATTCCTATCACGGCGGGGTGTGTTGATATTAATAAAGTACTTAACACCGGCTTATTTGACTTTGAACGCGCTAAGCTTGCACCTGGCTGGCTTAAAGAAATGCGCGGTGAGCACATCCCAGAGACCGAAGAATACGGTATTAGCAGCTTTAATTACATTGCCCATCGCCCGTTTGACCCTGAAAAGTTTTATAACTTTCTCCATGGTACAGAAAAATTTGGCAAGCTCATTCGTTCTAAAGGCTACTTTTGGCTTGCCACACGGCCGTTATTTTGCGGCCAGTGGAACCAAGCCGGCGGCATTGCCCACTATGGATTTGCAGGCATGTTTTATAAAGCCATACCTAAAAAAGACTGGCCAACCGACCTTGAGCTACTTGCCGATATAAACAGCAAATGGGTAGAACCCTTTGGTGATATGCGCCAAGAGCTGGTGTTTATTGGTCAATCATTAAATAAGCAAGCCATGATAGAAGCCCTCAACGACTGCCTACTTCCAGAAGATGCTGTACTAAAAGGTAAAGACTTTTGGAGAACCTACAACGACCCGTTTCCAATTTGGGAGGAACTATAA
- a CDS encoding SDR family oxidoreductase, translating into MKKLVVITGASSGIGEAIARRLSNSGHPLLLLARRIERLEALNLPNTLCEKVDVTDKASFTAAIAKAEGEYGPADCIVNNAGVMLLSELDVQNADEWQTMFDVNVIGLMNGMQAVLAPMKARKTGTIINISSVAGRKTFPNHAAYCGSKFAVHAISENVREEVASSNVRVCTIAPGAVETELLSHTTSKDIVNGYQAWKEDMGGVLAPDDIAQAVEYAYAQPQNVCIREIVLAATAQQP; encoded by the coding sequence ATGAAAAAGTTAGTAGTGATCACAGGTGCAAGTTCAGGTATTGGTGAAGCAATTGCGCGCCGTTTAAGTAACAGCGGCCACCCATTACTGTTATTAGCACGTCGTATTGAGCGTTTAGAGGCGCTTAATTTACCCAATACCCTATGCGAAAAAGTAGACGTTACCGATAAAGCCTCTTTCACAGCTGCTATTGCAAAAGCCGAAGGTGAATATGGCCCGGCAGATTGTATTGTTAATAATGCCGGTGTAATGCTTTTAAGTGAGCTTGATGTACAAAATGCCGATGAGTGGCAAACCATGTTTGATGTAAACGTAATTGGCTTAATGAACGGTATGCAAGCCGTACTTGCACCAATGAAAGCACGTAAAACAGGCACCATTATTAATATAAGCTCAGTTGCTGGGCGTAAAACTTTTCCTAATCATGCAGCGTATTGCGGCTCTAAATTTGCGGTACATGCTATTAGCGAAAACGTACGTGAAGAAGTAGCAAGCAGCAATGTGCGCGTATGTACTATTGCGCCAGGTGCAGTAGAAACCGAGTTACTGTCGCATACAACATCTAAAGACATAGTAAACGGTTATCAAGCTTGGAAAGAGGACATGGGAGGGGTGTTAGCGCCTGACGACATTGCACAAGCTGTTGAATACGCTTATGCACAACCACAAAATGTGTGTATTCGCGAAATAGTACTAGCAGCTACGGCGCAGCAACCATAA
- a CDS encoding DUF3014 domain-containing protein translates to MSDKPEASDVQKRPPNNNFLFAVIILIIVVCAAAFVLLKPSDEPQTRTEVEQVPKEQPVMELKPENDPVVEAPSVKPEKPAELAVPAQRPAEPEPEVEPLPTLDESDTLVVAKMDEYLSDSVMSLMVTDDVIRRGVVFIDNIAKGKVAKKHTPVVKPQEKFSVNEGDILTIDPNSYERYTPYVKVFTSMSAAQAVRMYEEYKPLINNAYSEIGYGDDEFNQTLEDAIELLLDTPEPEGDLPLLRDSVTYQYAFSEWEQLPAAQKQLLRMGPENMKKVKAALRKIKAELESN, encoded by the coding sequence ATGTCAGATAAACCAGAAGCGTCAGATGTTCAAAAGCGTCCGCCTAATAACAACTTTTTATTCGCCGTTATTATTTTAATTATTGTCGTGTGTGCAGCGGCCTTTGTTCTTTTAAAACCAAGCGACGAGCCACAAACACGTACCGAGGTAGAGCAAGTACCAAAAGAGCAGCCAGTCATGGAGCTTAAACCAGAAAACGACCCTGTAGTTGAAGCACCTTCGGTAAAACCTGAAAAGCCAGCCGAGCTTGCAGTACCAGCGCAGCGCCCAGCTGAGCCAGAGCCAGAAGTAGAGCCATTGCCAACGCTTGATGAAAGCGACACCCTAGTGGTTGCCAAAATGGACGAATACTTAAGCGACTCGGTAATGAGCTTAATGGTTACCGACGATGTTATTCGCCGTGGTGTGGTGTTTATCGATAATATAGCAAAAGGCAAAGTAGCTAAAAAGCACACGCCAGTTGTTAAACCACAAGAAAAGTTTAGTGTAAACGAAGGCGATATTTTAACAATTGATCCTAATAGCTATGAGCGCTATACACCGTATGTAAAAGTGTTCACAAGTATGAGCGCAGCACAAGCAGTACGTATGTACGAAGAGTATAAACCGCTTATAAATAACGCCTACAGCGAAATTGGTTATGGCGATGATGAGTTTAATCAAACCCTTGAAGATGCAATTGAGCTATTACTTGATACGCCAGAACCAGAAGGTGATTTACCGCTACTACGCGACTCGGTTACTTATCAGTATGCGTTTTCTGAGTGGGAACAACTTCCTGCTGCACAAAAACAGCTTTTACGCATGGGCCCAGAAAACATGAAAAAAGTAAAAGCAGCACTGCGTAAAATTAAAGCCGAGTTAGAGAGTAATTAA
- a CDS encoding response regulator: MPQRSKWTLAVLLGLLGGLVNLSPLYFFDSSEFLFGQVFVLCSLVFIGLRYACLSLVIVSGFLLYRWGHCWPSIVYLLELFWLYALCLRRSKPILPLGTVFWLLIGLPFVWVIGQFVIGLAWLTLVVAISKYLVNALISLALVDLFSVFVPYASRAYQGRPLAKILSYVVSVIIILVVLLTSVFLVNDHHSRLEYEVNAQLEEKAESISTQLNDYLAFHKNAIVMSSDAIGAGTSSKKQLKRLMALFPGFTTSLYASPDGFVQISSPSDLIDGLTLAQRNVKDRAYFTQAEQYPLGYTSGVFQGRGLGNEAIVALSAPIYRNNQFYGIVEGSLKLNRLERFIPNLFEYTGELVVLDAHQKVVFSSLEQFKILNDFNEQGFNTSNLGDKSLFRSNKNEVYHSYQHIDPQNQWQVITFYNRKHLSMAVAKAWLPTILLSIVLIILVVMFVHQLANLLVQPISSLTTLMQSFSKTKTHKFNTESSWHEVLQLQQQFEMLANALQRSIENLQASNIRNQGLNTQLSEFNQQLEGKVAEQTKELKKAVNRANLANVAKSQFLANMSHELRTPMNGILGMGEVLLRDKMLTDEQRDLLNTQQKSAQNLLKILNDILDFSKIEANAMEISPRDTNLEPFIENIKSLFSPIVSSDQVEFIVERSDRLPDCIKIDDLRLNQVIINLLSNAYKFTERGFVRLWFDYSNEQLLVSVSDSGIGIAKEQQSLLFSEFTQADVGVARKYGGTGLGLAISQGLIKKMQGEITLTSEPGKGSVLKFYVSAPTAQYSKPAAPAQTHLLPALSNNKILLVEDNPINRQVIAKMLEPTHVQLTMANDGIEALKVLEGNSFDLILMDCQMPNMDGYECTQTIRANESHTKQHVPIVAITANAYEDDKQRCLNVGMDDFVSKPVNTQGLYDVINRVLNAG, from the coding sequence ATGCCTCAAAGAAGTAAGTGGACACTCGCTGTATTATTAGGGTTGCTAGGTGGTTTAGTTAACCTCTCGCCGTTATATTTTTTCGACAGTTCTGAGTTTTTATTTGGGCAAGTATTTGTATTGTGTAGCTTAGTGTTTATTGGGCTGCGTTATGCGTGCTTAAGCCTTGTGATAGTTTCTGGCTTTTTACTGTATAGATGGGGGCATTGCTGGCCGAGTATTGTGTATTTACTCGAGCTGTTTTGGCTTTATGCCCTGTGTTTACGTCGCTCTAAACCTATTCTTCCCCTTGGTACTGTGTTTTGGCTATTAATTGGCTTACCTTTTGTTTGGGTGATAGGCCAGTTTGTAATCGGCCTTGCATGGTTAACGCTTGTAGTCGCAATATCTAAATACCTTGTAAATGCCTTAATTAGCCTAGCGTTAGTGGATTTATTTAGTGTATTTGTGCCATACGCAAGCCGTGCTTATCAGGGGCGCCCCCTTGCAAAAATTTTAAGCTATGTAGTAAGCGTAATTATTATATTGGTAGTACTGCTTACCAGTGTATTTTTAGTAAACGACCATCACTCGCGTTTAGAGTATGAAGTAAATGCCCAGCTTGAAGAAAAAGCAGAGTCTATTAGCACTCAATTAAATGATTATTTAGCATTTCACAAAAATGCCATTGTAATGAGTAGTGATGCAATAGGTGCGGGCACTTCAAGTAAAAAGCAACTCAAACGTTTAATGGCTTTATTTCCGGGGTTTACAACCAGCTTATATGCAAGCCCTGATGGCTTTGTACAAATTAGCTCACCAAGTGATTTAATCGACGGGCTTACCCTTGCACAGCGAAATGTAAAAGATAGGGCGTACTTTACACAAGCCGAGCAATATCCACTTGGTTACACCAGTGGGGTGTTTCAGGGGCGTGGACTTGGTAACGAGGCAATAGTCGCGCTTTCTGCGCCTATATACCGTAACAACCAATTTTACGGTATTGTGGAGGGGTCGTTAAAACTTAATAGGTTAGAGCGCTTTATTCCTAACTTATTTGAGTACACCGGCGAATTAGTTGTGCTTGATGCGCATCAAAAAGTGGTCTTTAGCTCGCTTGAGCAATTTAAAATACTGAATGACTTTAATGAGCAAGGCTTTAATACCAGTAACTTAGGCGATAAAAGTTTATTTAGGTCTAACAAAAACGAAGTTTATCATAGCTACCAACATATAGACCCACAAAACCAGTGGCAAGTTATTACGTTTTATAACCGTAAACACTTAAGTATGGCTGTGGCAAAAGCCTGGTTACCCACAATTTTATTAAGCATTGTTTTAATTATTTTAGTCGTAATGTTTGTGCATCAACTGGCTAATTTATTAGTACAACCAATAAGTAGCTTAACAACGTTAATGCAAAGTTTTAGTAAAACTAAAACCCATAAGTTTAATACCGAATCGAGCTGGCATGAAGTACTGCAGCTACAGCAACAGTTTGAAATGTTAGCCAACGCGCTTCAACGCTCAATAGAAAACCTTCAAGCATCTAATATTAGAAACCAAGGCTTAAATACGCAGTTAAGTGAGTTTAATCAGCAATTAGAAGGCAAAGTGGCAGAGCAAACCAAAGAGCTTAAAAAGGCGGTTAACAGGGCTAATTTGGCTAATGTAGCTAAATCGCAATTTTTAGCCAACATGAGCCACGAACTGCGCACCCCAATGAACGGTATTTTAGGAATGGGTGAGGTGTTACTGCGCGATAAAATGCTTACCGACGAGCAACGAGACTTGTTAAATACGCAGCAAAAAAGCGCACAAAACTTATTAAAAATCTTAAACGATATTTTAGATTTTTCAAAAATAGAGGCTAATGCAATGGAGATTAGCCCACGCGACACCAACTTAGAGCCATTTATAGAAAATATTAAGTCACTGTTTTCGCCTATTGTTAGCTCCGATCAGGTAGAGTTTATTGTTGAGCGCAGCGACCGGTTGCCAGATTGCATAAAAATAGATGACTTACGTTTAAACCAGGTCATTATTAATTTGCTCTCTAACGCGTATAAATTTACTGAGCGCGGCTTTGTGCGTTTATGGTTTGATTACAGTAACGAACAATTATTAGTAAGTGTATCTGATAGCGGTATTGGCATAGCAAAAGAGCAGCAGTCATTATTATTTAGTGAGTTTACTCAAGCTGATGTTGGCGTTGCTCGTAAATATGGTGGCACAGGGTTAGGGTTAGCAATTAGCCAAGGCTTAATTAAAAAAATGCAGGGTGAAATTACCCTTACCAGTGAGCCCGGCAAAGGCAGTGTGCTTAAGTTTTATGTAAGCGCACCAACGGCGCAATACAGTAAACCTGCAGCACCTGCACAAACGCATTTATTACCTGCTCTCAGTAATAATAAAATACTACTCGTAGAAGATAACCCCATAAACCGCCAAGTTATAGCAAAAATGCTAGAACCCACTCATGTGCAACTTACTATGGCTAACGATGGTATAGAGGCGTTAAAAGTGCTTGAGGGTAATAGCTTTGATTTAATTTTAATGGATTGCCAAATGCCCAATATGGATGGCTACGAATGTACTCAGACCATTCGGGCAAATGAATCGCACACCAAACAGCATGTGCCTATTGTCGCTATTACTGCAAACGCATACGAAGATGATAAACAAAGATGCCTAAATGTGGGCATGGACGACTTTGTCTCTAAGCCGGTGAATACTCAGGGCTTGTATGATGTAATTAATAGGGTGCTTAACGCAGGCTAA
- a CDS encoding LysR family transcriptional regulator, translating to MLNNINLADIRSFVLIAQLGNFTKAAEALGVSRSHVSRQISALESKMAVKLVTRTTRTLKLTLAGEQLYKKCEGALNNIDQALIAAVDDTKQTRGLIRINCVGGYIGEQLIARYISEFMALYPQINIELDFSSHRVDLINDEFDIAFRMGEIADAGFVAKKLMDINIVTLASPEYIKAFGNPLHPKELSEHRCLTGSVKRWSFSCIANPSQLVDITIAGQLVCKNGHALLQGALAGVGIIRVPKMYCEAQIANGELIELLPQWQIPAVTFSAIYHSDKYRPKRLREFINFINNRFEQYHQ from the coding sequence ATGCTTAATAATATTAACCTTGCTGATATTCGCTCATTTGTACTCATTGCACAGCTGGGTAATTTTACTAAAGCTGCAGAGGCATTGGGGGTGTCGCGCTCGCATGTGTCACGGCAAATTAGCGCACTTGAAAGTAAAATGGCGGTAAAGCTCGTTACACGTACTACCCGTACATTAAAACTCACACTTGCAGGCGAGCAGCTTTATAAGAAATGCGAAGGCGCGTTAAATAATATAGATCAGGCGCTAATTGCAGCAGTTGATGACACAAAACAAACCCGCGGCCTAATACGTATAAACTGTGTAGGGGGTTACATAGGCGAGCAACTTATTGCACGCTATATTAGTGAGTTTATGGCGTTGTATCCGCAAATTAATATTGAGCTAGATTTTAGCAGCCACCGCGTTGATTTAATTAATGATGAGTTTGATATTGCCTTTAGAATGGGTGAAATAGCCGACGCAGGTTTTGTTGCTAAAAAGCTCATGGATATAAATATTGTAACCCTAGCAAGCCCTGAGTATATAAAAGCGTTTGGTAATCCACTCCACCCAAAAGAGCTCAGCGAGCACCGCTGCCTTACAGGATCTGTAAAGCGTTGGAGTTTTAGTTGTATTGCCAATCCTTCACAACTCGTGGATATAACAATAGCTGGACAGTTAGTTTGTAAAAATGGCCATGCACTTTTACAAGGCGCTTTAGCAGGCGTGGGCATTATTAGAGTGCCTAAAATGTACTGCGAAGCCCAAATAGCTAACGGTGAACTTATTGAACTACTGCCACAGTGGCAAATTCCTGCGGTTACGTTTTCGGCAATTTACCACAGCGACAAATACCGCCCTAAACGCTTACGCGAATTTATTAACTTTATTAATAACCGTTTTGAACAATACCACCAGTAA
- a CDS encoding patatin-like phospholipase family protein, producing MKIKQVDPHKPKTALLLTGGGARAAYQVGVLKALAHSMPRTAPLPFRIINGTSAGAINSAALACYASCAHLAVRKLESVWKNFSTSMVYKSDFLSVFGHIARNILTSFQSEHINHPPGSLLNNRPLRGLLNEILDLHRIERNLHRNYLEAISITASSYTTGDSVAFFQSNTQTPWQRAKREGRPMRINVEHLMASSAIPMVFPSVNVFNHYFGDGSIHQLSPLSPSIHLGAEKIFIIGVDQPKESHPPGYSPHYPGLSAVAGHLLDSVFSDTMQADLERLERVNRTLGLLPARDKHQELKQIDSFIINPSKNFNDIAAQYYDDMPWAIKVLLRTIGVKRHSQSSLTSYLLFEKRYTQHLIQIGYEDGMKKLPEMRKFLELD from the coding sequence ATGAAAATCAAGCAAGTTGACCCACACAAACCCAAAACAGCCCTACTACTTACAGGTGGTGGCGCTCGCGCTGCTTATCAAGTGGGTGTACTAAAGGCATTAGCGCACAGTATGCCCCGCACTGCCCCGCTTCCATTTAGGATTATTAACGGCACCTCTGCCGGCGCTATTAACTCTGCCGCACTGGCTTGCTACGCCTCATGTGCACACTTAGCAGTGCGTAAGCTTGAGTCGGTATGGAAAAACTTTTCAACGTCGATGGTGTATAAAAGCGACTTTTTAAGTGTGTTTGGTCATATTGCGCGTAATATTTTAACCAGTTTTCAGTCTGAGCATATTAACCACCCACCAGGTAGCTTATTAAACAATCGCCCTTTGCGTGGTTTATTAAACGAAATTTTAGACTTGCACCGGATAGAGCGCAATTTGCACCGTAATTATTTAGAAGCTATTTCAATTACCGCATCTAGCTATACAACGGGTGACTCGGTGGCATTTTTTCAGTCAAATACACAAACGCCATGGCAACGTGCTAAGCGCGAAGGCCGACCTATGCGTATTAATGTGGAGCATTTAATGGCATCAAGTGCCATTCCTATGGTGTTTCCAAGCGTTAATGTATTTAACCACTATTTTGGTGATGGCTCTATACATCAGCTTTCGCCTTTAAGCCCATCCATTCACTTAGGTGCAGAAAAAATATTTATTATTGGTGTGGATCAACCTAAAGAGTCGCATCCACCTGGTTATTCGCCACATTATCCTGGGCTTTCTGCCGTTGCGGGGCACTTACTCGATAGTGTATTTAGCGATACCATGCAAGCCGATTTAGAACGTTTAGAACGTGTAAACCGCACATTAGGTTTATTACCAGCACGCGATAAACACCAAGAACTTAAGCAAATAGACAGCTTTATTATTAACCCATCTAAAAACTTTAACGATATTGCCGCGCAGTATTACGACGATATGCCATGGGCAATTAAAGTACTGTTGCGTACCATTGGCGTAAAAAGGCACTCACAATCGAGTTTAACGAGTTATCTATTATTCGAAAAACGCTACACGCAGCATTTAATTCAAATAGGCTACGAAGACGGCATGAAAAAACTACCCGAGATGCGCAAATTTTTAGAACTCGATTAA
- a CDS encoding DUF1826 domain-containing protein, with protein sequence MNALAPLTAQIQPSIQLQRKAAIDSDANVLPQIYNEDTNIVVWQRDLENTLTEAVNTLINANALKPLELAISPDDAFDQLIKALKPAEQNYNEAKTLCEDIALLVEMFCCLFDLKRAGLRLKVLDKPMCPRFHVDKIPCRLVTTYQGVATQWLNHSDVERSKLGAGNLGKPDEESGLFKSLNNINQLKQGDVALLKGEYWDENEGAGLVHRSPAVAANEQRLLLTLDFI encoded by the coding sequence ATGAACGCCTTAGCCCCTTTAACAGCGCAAATACAACCAAGTATACAGCTACAACGAAAAGCAGCTATAGATAGCGATGCCAATGTTCTACCGCAAATTTATAACGAAGACACCAACATTGTTGTTTGGCAAAGAGACCTTGAAAACACCTTAACAGAGGCGGTTAATACGCTTATAAACGCAAATGCATTAAAACCACTTGAACTGGCGATCTCACCCGACGATGCGTTTGATCAATTAATTAAAGCGCTAAAGCCAGCAGAGCAAAATTACAATGAAGCTAAAACACTTTGTGAAGATATAGCCCTACTGGTTGAAATGTTTTGCTGCCTGTTTGATTTGAAACGCGCGGGCTTAAGACTAAAAGTATTAGATAAACCCATGTGCCCACGTTTTCACGTAGACAAAATTCCATGCCGATTAGTAACTACTTACCAAGGTGTAGCAACGCAGTGGTTAAATCACAGCGATGTAGAGCGCTCAAAGCTAGGTGCTGGTAATTTAGGTAAGCCTGATGAAGAGTCTGGCTTATTTAAAAGCCTAAATAATATTAATCAACTCAAGCAAGGTGATGTTGCCCTGCTTAAAGGCGAGTACTGGGATGAAAACGAAGGTGCAGGGCTTGTACATCGCTCGCCAGCGGTGGCTGCAAACGAGCAGCGCTTATTGCTCACCCTCGATTTTATTTAA